Part of the Mya arenaria isolate MELC-2E11 chromosome 8, ASM2691426v1 genome, GTAGTATTAATTTTGCAACATACATCTACTGCTATGTTTTAGTCTAACTGTATGTAGAggtgttaaaaatatttgattaactGTAACAGATTATTAGCAGGTAATGTTAATGTATGATTGCTTATGCTTTGAGTTGGGACTCCGGtgtgttttatggttaaatttCCATGAActgttaaaatttaattaatgaatgtcagaataattataaattcaGTATAAGATGCATATTTTGCATAATTAAGtaaggaataaaaataatcacCTAAAAATAATCCAAGGGAGAGTGGAGttcatttaattgaattaaactACATTCCCTATTCTTGCTGCTCACATATGAATTTACTgaagtatgtgtatatatgctGGTGACCACAGGCACAGTGAAGTGGGTGGGGGTGCTTGACGAGGATTCCATCGCCCCAGAGCTCTATGTTGGTGTCCGACTTGACGATAATGGTACAGTCTTGTTTCTTGAAATGTTAGCattaaactttttattgtttaataacggTCATATTTAAGTACAAGAGATAAGTAAAAATTTGGAGACATTCAAATATCATGTGCATATTGTGTACATCTTTActtcaataaattgtttaactGTTGAGGTGTTCCAAGTGCTTGCATTTGTGGAATAATGCTGGCTTTTTAAGGCATTGTTATGAGTTTGTAAGAAGTTAATGTAGTTTGTCTtatgaaattaatgaaatatgtacaaTAATAACATGATCAGCTAAAACATATCACACCTGATTGGCTTGTTCCAGTCAACTCCACCCACAATGGTGTGTACAATGGTAAGCGGTATTTCCACGTACCACGAGGTCATGGTGCCATGGTCAAGTACATGGAGGTGGTGCCCCTCAAGTTCCCGGAGAAACGTCCACCCATGCAAGGAAACTACATGTTTCCCAGCTGGGATGAAGTGCAAAAGAGACGAAAGGAGAGAAATTCAAAGTAAgtgctattccagtaaaacatataacccccggggAGAAGggaattatttaaacagtatACAGGTTGGTGtcttttttcgctaatttggacccaaaaaggtttaatttgcttctgtagggtgGTGGCATAATGTGCTTGTATACAATAAATTATTTCGGGTCAATCTATAAGACAGTTAGGCTTTGAAGTTTAGGTACCACCTGTCCTCTGGTTTaaaattactgataaaaaaagCTTGGTCAATCAATTTCACagtaaaaattaaatgaatattagcccatattatttatgtgtttaaacatttttgaccTTTGCATTTTTCGCTCTGGCGCATATATCTGACTGGCCATAAATTCATGTATCTTGCAGACTCCAGAATATCTACTCACAGGCTGGTATGCAGGGCCCCCAGTTTGTAGAGCCATATGCCTCTCCACCAAAAACTGCAGCCACAAGTGTGCGGGCATCGCCAGTCAAGTCTTTACGAGAGCCAATCATCCACATTGGGGACCCGAATGACATTGCATTGCGGGTAGGGTATAAGCATGAATCCTTGTAAACAGGAATATTAATCAATTGTAGCTCATTTTTAGTATTTGCTGTTTAAAATTTGATGTGTCTTTTCtcactttatttgtttttgttaaacataagCTTCATCATAAGCTTATACTGTTACATAGTATTAATATGATTCATTGATTGACTGGTAGTCAAAAATGAGGTCTTTTTTAGTGAATTGAAATTCTTAAATCAAGGCTTGCAGCATAAATTTGAACCAAAAATCCAGAAGTTACATTGTGAACTCAATGGCGAATATATTTCACTTCTAATCTCAAACTCCCTCACTCTTTCTACTCAGGACATGCAGCGTCTGAGCCAGATGGACACGAAGCGGAAGGTTCGCAAGGAGGACAAGGACAAGAAAGAGATGGAGCGATTCAAGCAGCATTTCGGCGGTGTCCCGGAGGCTGATCGGCTAGCACTCACTTTGAAGAAACTCAAACTTGCATACCAGGAGGGGAAGACCTTGATGCAGAGAAAAACTGTGAAGGATTATGATGCAGGGTCGGATTCAGGAATCAGTGATTTCCAATGATGTGATACAATGATTGTTGATGTGATCTGTGAAgcatttttcattattgttcATTAAGCAACATTTAGATCTGATACATTTAACCTTATATTTGAGATTATTTCTATACATTTCATATAACAAGGCTTTATTTTTGGTTGCATATAAAGACCttctttgtaaatatatgaTTGCAAGCATAGTTGAATTAAAATTCCTTGAAAATATACAGGGAGGACTAGTAAAAATACATACTAGTTGTTTCACAGgtgataaaattattcaaagaaaatattgtaGTTCTATATGATGCCATAaatcaaaatcaagttcaacttttgtagaaaaaaaacttcccttcaaacttgaaatagaaaaatactgtaatgtatattattgattattagtttatattcatgtttttaaaacatcagCATTAATAAATTAACAGTATTAAGAGAGCATATCTTAGAAGTAAATGGTTTATTTGTGCTTACCTCATAGCTTCACTGTgatccatatatatatatatatattgattaataCTGATGAAGCATTTATTCACTTACATCGGCAACaagaaaatacataattgttatttcaaatacatgtgtGTTATATGTAAAGTATTTCCTGAGggtaaacattgattttatgaGGTTTTTGCTGTCATGTTCATAGCGTAGTTTCTTAAATAGATACATTCATTAATCATTGTATTTGATTTACTATGTTTTctccatattattttattttctttgttacTCGAAAA contains:
- the LOC128243652 gene encoding dynactin subunit 1-like isoform X1; translation: MFRPIKVSYEYVPTTTNDTIFIVKKMKPERDPFLCTCGPCKKFWRDTFSDSGDLLRESSQCRAHHTAILSAESKVVKIGDRILVQSRFPVDLYGRKGTVKWVGVLDEDSIAPELYVGVRLDDNVNSTHNGVYNGKRYFHVPRGHGAMVKYMEVVPLKFPEKRPPMQGNYMFPSWDEVQKRRKERNSKLQNIYSQAGMQGPQFVEPYASPPKTAATSVRASPVKSLREPIIHIGDPNDIALRDMQRLSQMDTKRKVRKEDKDKKEMERFKQHFGGVPEADRLALTLKKLKLAYQEGKTLMQRKTVKDYDAGSDSGISDFQ
- the LOC128243652 gene encoding dynactin subunit 1-like isoform X5; translated protein: MRSQDNEPERDPFLCTCGPCKKFWRDTFSDSGDLLRESSQCRAHHTAILSAESKVVKIGDRILVQSRFPVDLYGRKGTVKWVGVLDEDSIAPELYVGVRLDDNVNSTHNGVYNGKRYFHVPRGHGAMVKYMEVVPLKFPEKRPPMQGNYMFPSWDEVQKRRKERNSKLQNIYSQAGMQGPQFVEPYASPPKTAATSVRASPVKSLREPIIHIGDPNDIALRDMQRLSQMDTKRKVRKEDKDKKEMERFKQHFGGVPEADRLALTLKKLKLAYQEGKTLMQRKTVKDYDAGSDSGISDFQ
- the LOC128243652 gene encoding dynactin subunit 1-like isoform X3, with translation MFRPIKVSYEYVPTTTNDTIFIVKKMKPERDPFLCTCGPCKKFWRDTFSDSGDLLRESSQCRAHHTAILSAESKVVKIGDRILVQSRFPGTVKWVGVLDEDSIAPELYVGVRLDDNVNSTHNGVYNGKRYFHVPRGHGAMVKYMEVVPLKFPEKRPPMQGNYMFPSWDEVQKRRKERNSKLQNIYSQAGMQGPQFVEPYASPPKTAATSVRASPVKSLREPIIHIGDPNDIALRDMQRLSQMDTKRKVRKEDKDKKEMERFKQHFGGVPEADRLALTLKKLKLAYQEGKTLMQRKTVKDYDAGSDSGISDFQ
- the LOC128243652 gene encoding dynactin subunit 1-like isoform X6; the encoded protein is MRSQDNEPERDPFLCTCGPCKKFWRDTFSDSGDLLRESSQCRAHHTAILSAESKVVKIGDRILVQSRFPGTVKWVGVLDEDSIAPELYVGVRLDDNVNSTHNGVYNGKRYFHVPRGHGAMVKYMEVVPLKFPEKRPPMQGNYMFPSWDEVQKRRKERNSKLQNIYSQAGMQGPQFVEPYASPPKTAATSVRASPVKSLREPIIHIGDPNDIALRDMQRLSQMDTKRKVRKEDKDKKEMERFKQHFGGVPEADRLALTLKKLKLAYQEGKTLMQRKTVKDYDAGSDSGISDFQ
- the LOC128243652 gene encoding dynactin subunit 1-like isoform X2 yields the protein MSERGDFDYTKEFGSVKNIYSPERDPFLCTCGPCKKFWRDTFSDSGDLLRESSQCRAHHTAILSAESKVVKIGDRILVQSRFPVDLYGRKGTVKWVGVLDEDSIAPELYVGVRLDDNVNSTHNGVYNGKRYFHVPRGHGAMVKYMEVVPLKFPEKRPPMQGNYMFPSWDEVQKRRKERNSKLQNIYSQAGMQGPQFVEPYASPPKTAATSVRASPVKSLREPIIHIGDPNDIALRDMQRLSQMDTKRKVRKEDKDKKEMERFKQHFGGVPEADRLALTLKKLKLAYQEGKTLMQRKTVKDYDAGSDSGISDFQ
- the LOC128243652 gene encoding dynactin subunit 1-like isoform X4; the protein is MKDKETSKSKKRSTWQPERDPFLCTCGPCKKFWRDTFSDSGDLLRESSQCRAHHTAILSAESKVVKIGDRILVQSRFPVDLYGRKGTVKWVGVLDEDSIAPELYVGVRLDDNVNSTHNGVYNGKRYFHVPRGHGAMVKYMEVVPLKFPEKRPPMQGNYMFPSWDEVQKRRKERNSKLQNIYSQAGMQGPQFVEPYASPPKTAATSVRASPVKSLREPIIHIGDPNDIALRDMQRLSQMDTKRKVRKEDKDKKEMERFKQHFGGVPEADRLALTLKKLKLAYQEGKTLMQRKTVKDYDAGSDSGISDFQ